One stretch of Flavobacterium sp. 9 DNA includes these proteins:
- the tsaB gene encoding tRNA (adenosine(37)-N6)-threonylcarbamoyltransferase complex dimerization subunit type 1 TsaB: MSFILNIETATKNCSVSIAKNGETIICREIAEEGYSHAEKLHVFIEDVIEASGISVQDLTAIAVSQGPGSYTGLRIGVSAAKGLCFALNLPLIAVDTLQTLASQAKVSDGKIIPMLDARRMEVYSEVFTANLEVERAIQAEVITEESFAEYTDLVYFVGDCADKCKPVLTKENFVFLEDIKYPSASAMSKISYDKYQKSDTVDVAYFEPYYLKDFMMTLPSKKQ; the protein is encoded by the coding sequence TTGTCTTTTATTCTCAATATCGAAACGGCTACGAAAAATTGTTCAGTATCTATTGCTAAAAACGGTGAAACCATTATTTGCAGGGAAATTGCCGAAGAAGGCTATTCGCATGCCGAAAAACTTCATGTTTTTATTGAAGATGTAATAGAAGCCTCTGGAATAAGTGTTCAGGATTTAACAGCAATTGCAGTTAGTCAGGGTCCCGGATCTTATACAGGATTAAGAATTGGAGTTTCGGCAGCAAAAGGATTATGTTTTGCATTAAATCTTCCGTTGATTGCAGTTGATACATTACAAACTTTAGCTTCTCAGGCCAAAGTTTCTGATGGAAAAATAATTCCAATGCTGGACGCAAGAAGAATGGAAGTTTACAGTGAAGTTTTTACGGCAAATCTGGAAGTTGAAAGAGCAATTCAGGCAGAAGTTATTACAGAAGAATCTTTTGCAGAATATACTGATTTAGTTTATTTCGTTGGCGATTGTGCAGATAAGTGTAAACCCGTTTTAACGAAAGAGAACTTTGTTTTTCTGGAAGATATAAAATACCCTTCGGCTTCAGCAATGAGTAAAATCAGTTATGATAAGTATCAAAAAAGCGACACTGTAGATGTCGCTTATTTTGAACCGTATTATTTAAAAGATTTTATGATGACATTGCCATCTAAAAAACAATAA
- a CDS encoding mechanosensitive ion channel family protein: MMSPEQLSNYATKFIDVLVDYSPKLISALLILFVGIYAIRLINKIITKVMIQRNLDPTLTKFLSDILIWALRILLFVTFISKLGIETSSFVAILGAMGLAVGLSLQGSLSNFAGGMLIIVFKPFKVGDTIESQGVIATVLEIQIFVTKMLTANNQTVFVPNGALSNGTIINYSMQGERRADLTFAVSYDSDIKKAKEVLLNVLNSNPKVLKKPAPEVFVKNLTASSVEFAVRPWAKNANYGSVFSETLENCKAALDEAGIKIQPFTLQK, from the coding sequence ATGATGAGTCCAGAACAACTTAGCAATTACGCCACAAAATTCATTGACGTATTAGTTGATTATTCGCCTAAATTAATTTCGGCATTACTAATTTTATTTGTTGGTATTTATGCCATCAGATTGATCAATAAAATCATTACCAAAGTAATGATTCAAAGAAATTTAGATCCCACATTAACCAAATTCCTTTCGGATATTTTAATATGGGCACTTCGAATTTTATTGTTTGTCACATTTATTTCAAAACTTGGAATCGAGACTTCTTCATTTGTTGCCATTTTAGGAGCAATGGGACTTGCAGTTGGTTTGTCTTTGCAAGGTTCGCTTTCTAACTTTGCAGGAGGAATGTTAATTATCGTTTTCAAACCTTTTAAAGTTGGCGATACTATCGAATCACAAGGTGTGATTGCAACAGTATTAGAAATTCAAATTTTTGTTACCAAAATGCTTACCGCCAATAATCAAACTGTTTTTGTGCCAAATGGTGCATTATCAAACGGAACGATTATTAACTATTCAATGCAGGGAGAAAGAAGAGCAGATTTGACTTTTGCGGTTTCTTATGATTCTGATATCAAAAAAGCAAAAGAAGTTCTTTTGAATGTTTTAAACTCAAATCCTAAAGTACTTAAAAAGCCGGCTCCAGAGGTTTTCGTAAAAAACTTAACGGCTAGTTCTGTTGAATTTGCAGTTCGTCCCTGGGCAAAAAACGCAAATTATGGTTCTGTTTTTTCAGAGACTTTAGAAAATTGCAAAGCTGCACTTGACGAGGCTGGAATTAAAATCCAACCTTTTACTCTTCAAAAATAA